A single region of the Metarhizium brunneum chromosome 6, complete sequence genome encodes:
- the BUR1 gene encoding Serine/threonine-protein kinase BUR1 has translation MDRPPETTPDGTSPRTFALNHLRPKHSFQGCSRISDYELQGKLGEGTFGEVHRARSKKTGALVALKKIIMHHEKDGFPITALREIKLLKLLSHKNILKLEDMAVEHPSRSTDKRKKPIMYMATPYMDHDLSGLLDNPSVHFKEAQIKCYLKQLLQGLCYLHDNHILHRDMKAANLLIDNHGILQIADFGLARHYDGPTPHAGRPMGDGRRDYTGLVVTRWYRPPELLLQLRQYTTAIDVWGVGCVFGEMLVGKPILAGESDPHQLELIWDLMGSPNDDVMPGWKQLPGGEKLTPRPRPGNLQSRFREFGSGAISLLKELMKLDWRTRINAVDALEHSYFKMAPLPMAPEEIPTYEESHELDRRKFHDRKANLPPAPKGGTVGIGPDANNATAGFNSGDGYGRSGVNGARYRDERRPAWQRDRGPQGRPPPQERPGNRDDPEYRRNRPPGRGPGGGGAGADIDTYIPAYRGDEAGRRRDERPRDDRRRYTGKDERWDRRTRSRSRSPVHDRRMDRDMYRR, from the exons ATGGATCGGCCTCCAGAGACTACGCCCGACGGCACCTCGCCGCGGACCTTTGCCCTCAATCATCTCAGGCCCAAGCACAGTTTCCAAGGCTGTTCGCGCATCTCCGATTACGAACTACAGGGGAAACTGGGAGAGGGAACATTCGG TGAGGTCCATCGCGCTCGATCGAAAAAGACGGGTGCCCTCGTCGCGCTCAAGAAGATTATCATGCACCACGAAAAGGACGGA TTTCCCATCACCGCTCTTCGTGAGATTAAGCTCCTCAAGTTGCTTTCGCACAAGAATATCCTGAAGTTGGAGGATATGGCTGTCGAGCATCCATCTCGATCAA CCGACAAGCGAAAGAAGCCAATCATGTACATGGCCACTCCCTACATGGACCACGATTTGTCTGGCTTGCTTGACAATCCCTCGGTCCATTTCAAAGAAGCCCAGATCAAGTGCTACTTGAAGCAGCTACTACAGGGACTTTGCTACCTCCACGACAATCACATTCTCCACCGAGATATGAAGGCCGCCAATCTGCTAATAGACAACCATGGTATTCTGCAAATTGCCGATTTCGGTCTGGCCAGGCACTACGATGGCCCTACGCCGCATGCTGGACGACCAATGGGCGATGGACGTCGCGATTACACAGGCTTGGTCGTGACCAGGTGGTATAGGCCGCCCGAGTTGCTGCTACAACTCAGACAGTACACAACTGCTATTGACGTGTGGGGTGTCGG CTGCGTATTTGGGGAAATGTTGGTTGGTAAGCCCATCCTCGCAGGCGAAAGTGACCCGCACCAGCTTGAGCTGATATGGGACCTGATGGGCTCACCGAATGACGACGTGATGCCCGGGTGGAAACAACTTCCCGGTGGGGAGAAGTTGACACCCCGACCTCGACCTGGAAACCTGCAGAGTCGGTTCAGAGA GTTTGGGTCTGGCGCCATTTCGCTACTCAAGGAACTCATGAAACTAGACTGGAGAACACGAATCAACGCCGTGGATGCCTTGGAACACTCATATTTTAAAATGGCACCGCTTCCAATGGCGCCTGAAGAGATTCCCACCTATGAAGAGAGCCATGAGCTAGACAGGAGAAAGTTTCACGACCGGAAAGCCAATTTACCACCAGCCCCAAAGGGTGGCACCGTGGGTATTGGCCCCGACGCAAACAATGCCACGGCCGGCTTCAACAGTGGCGATGGATATGGCCGAAGCGGTGTTAACGGCGCTCGGTATAGAGACGAACGCCGGCCAGCATGGCAACGAGATAGAGGGCCTCAAGGCcgaccgccgccgcaggaGAGACCAGGTAATAGAGATGACCCCGAATACAGGAGGAACCGTCCCCCTGGGAGAGGGCCAGGCGGTGGAGGCGCAGGAGCAGACATTGATACCTACATACCTGCGTATaggggcgacgaggcgggcAGACGGAGAGATGAGCGCCCGCGAGATGATCGAAGGCGATATACCGGAAAGGATGAGCGATGGGATCGAAGGACGAGGAGCCGAAGTCGGTCGCCGGTCCACGATAGGAGGATGGACCGGGACATGTACAGACGGTAG
- the Aspg gene encoding lysophospholipase, which yields MSPSQTMDATAAGLPESRVLIIGTGGTICMQEGPDGLAPSEDFLETAMAPRPSFNDMSGLDVKLQAYQDGQLTSLASLRTPPTAYHRHIRYSVLEFTPLLDSSSISAADWASMAACVKENYHLFDGFVILHGTDSLAYTASALSFMMSNLGKPVILTGSQAPIFALQSDAVDNLLGSLILAGTFVIPEVGLFFHHKLYRGNRTTKVSSAAFEAFASPNCDPLAKVNGLGVTVNWPLVLRPTSIAEFQIQRHLDTAHVACVRVFPGIKPEMVDAVLRLPGLRGLILETFGMGNVPGGGGGRLTQVLEAAVRRGVVVVNVSQCVSGFVSPVYAPGTQLGRVGVIFGLDLTAEAALAKLSYLLALPGLAPADIPDRFARSLRGEMTEIAHPTFSHPSAPLEASAAARLTPAESAFAALGYAIRGDELPVVKQLLEGDGGRLLHTADYAGNTPCHLAAVNGSTDIMLELLHRGASVHERNRAGNSPLFLATLSGNEACAELLRSAGAHLSMDEIERGSLAKHCP from the exons atgtCGCCGTCGCAGACTATGGACGCGACCGCCGCGGGCCTGCCCGAGTCGCgcgtcctcatcatcggcaCCGGAGGCACGATATGCATGCAAGAAGGGCCAGACGGGCTCGCCCCCAGCGAGGACTTTCTGgagacggccatggcgcctCGGCCGAGCTTTAACGACATGTCAGGGCTGGATG TCAAGCTCCAAGCCTACCAGGACGGCCAACTCACCTCCCTGGCGTCCCTCCGCACGCCGCCCACGGCCTACCACCGACACATCCGCTACTCGGTGCTGGAATTCACCCCCCTCCTCGACAgctcgtccatctcggcgGCCGACTGGGCCAGCATGGCGGCGTGCGTCAAGGAAAACTACCACCTCTTCGAcggcttcgtcatcctccaCGGCACCGACTCGCTCGCGTACACGGCGTCGGCGCTCTCCTTCATGATGAGCAACCTGGGCAAGCCCGTCATCCTCACGGGGTCGCAGGCGCCCATCTTTGCGCTGCAGtccgacgccgtcgacaaccTGCTCGGGTCGCTCATCCTCGCGGGCACCTTTGTCATCCCCGAGGTCGGCCTCTTCTTCCACCACAAGCTGTACCGCGGCAACCGCACGACCAAGgtgtcctcggcggcgttCGAGGCCTTCGCCTCGCCCAACTGCGACcccctggccaaggtcaacggGCTCGGCGTCACCGTCAACTGGCCGCTGGTGCTGCGGCCGACGAGCATCGCCGAGTTCCAGATCCAGCGGCACCTCGACACGGCGCACGTGGCCTGCGTCCGCGTCTTCCCCGGCATCAAGCCCGAGATGGTGGACGCGGTGCTGCGGCTCCCCGGGCTGCGCGGCCTCATCCTCGAGACGTTTGGCATGGGCAACGtgcccggcggcggcggcgggcgccTCACCCAGgtcctcgaggccgccgtgcGCCggggcgtcgtcgtcgtcaacgtCTCGCAGTGCGTGTCGGGCTTCGTGTCGCCCGTCTACGCGCCCGGCACGCAGCTCGGCCGCGTCGGCGTCATCTTCGGCCTCGACCtcaccgccgaggccgccctcgccaagCTCTCCTACCTGCTCGCCCTGCCCGGCCTCGCCCCCGCCGACATCCCCGACCGCTTCGCCCGCTCGCTGCGCGGCGAGATGACCGAGATTGCCCACCCGACCTTCTCCCACCCCTCGGCGCCCCTCGaggccagcgccgccgcccgcctcaCCCCCGCCGAGTccgcctttgccgccctcgGCTACGCCATCCGGGGCGACGAGCTGCCCGTCGTCAAGCAGCTGctcgagggcgacggcggccgcctcctccacacCGCCGACTACGCCGGCAACACGCCCTGccacctcgccgccgtcaacggcAGCACCGACATCATGCTCGAGCTGCTCCACCGCGGCGCCAGCGTCCACGAGAGGAACCGCGCCGGCAACTCGCCCCTGTTCCTGGCCACCCTGTCCGGCAACGAGGCCTGCGCCGAGCTTCTGAGGTCCGCCGGTGCCCATTTGAGCATGGACGAGATTGAGAGGGGGTCCTTGGCCAAGCATTGTCCATAG